Below is a genomic region from Aurantimonas sp. HBX-1.
TGGTGGGAAACCATCACCGATCGCGTTCCCGTGGGCGGCGGCTACGGCTTCCGCGTGAACGGCGACCTGGTCGTGCCCGACCCCGCAGCGCGGGCGCAGACCGGCGACGTGCATGCGCTGTCGGAACTGGTCGAGCCGACGGCATTCGCGTGGTCCTCCGCGGACTGGCGCGGCCGGCCGTGGGAAGAGGTGGTGTTCTACGAACTCCACACCGGCGCGTTCACGCCGGAAGGCACGTTCGACGCGATCATCGAGAAGCTCGACTATCTGCGCGATCTCGGCATCACCGCCATCGAGCTCATGCCGGTGGCGCAGTTCGCCGGGAAACGAGGCTGGGGCTACGATGGCGTGCTGCTCTACTGCCCGCACGAGGCGTATGGCGGCGCGGCGGGGCTGAAGCGCCTGGTCGACGCCGCGCACCAGCGCGGCCTGATGGTCTTCCTCGACGTCGTCTACAATCACTTCGGACCGGACGGGAACTATATCGGCGCCTATGCGCCGGAGTTCTTCCACGAGGAGATCCACACGCCCTGGGGCGCGGCGATCGCCTATGACGAGATGCCGGTGCGCCAGTTCATGATCGAGAACGCGCTGTTCTGGCTGGAGGAATACCAGATCGACGGGCTCCGTCTCGACGCCATCGACTCGATCAAGGACACCACCGACACGCCGCTGGTGAAGGAGCTGGCCGCGACGGTCCGCCAGCGCTTCCCGGACCGGCACGTCCACCTCACCACCGAGGACGACCGCAACATCACCTGGCATGTCGAGCGGGACGAGAAGGGCCAGCCGCTGCTGATCTCCGGCGAGTGGAACGACGACTTCCATCACTGCGCCCACGTTCTCGCGACCCACGAGGCGGAAGGCTACTACGCCGACTACAGCCGCCACAGCGTCGAGCAGATGGCCAAGTGCCTCGCCACCGGCTTCGTCTACCAGGGAGAGTATTCCGACCATCGCGAGCGCAATGTCGGCGCGCCGTCGGCGCACCTGCCGCCGACGGCCTTCGTCAACTTCATCCAGAACCATGACCAGATCGGCAACCGCGCTTTCGGCGACCGGCTGACCGATCTCGGCTCGCGCCGGACCGTCGAGTGCCTGCAGGCGATCCTGCTGCTGTCGCCGCAGATCCCGCTGATGTTCATGGGCGAGGAGTTCGGAGACCCCGACCCGTTCTGCTTCTTCACTGATTTCCACGGCGAGCTCGGCGACCTGGTGCGCGAGGGGCGGCGCGCCGAGTTCGGCAAGTTCAGCGCCTTCCGCGACGAGGAAGCCCGCAAGCTGATCCCCGATCCCAATGCCGAGACGACGTTCCGCGACTCGCGCCTCGACTGGTCGATCAAGGATCGTCCGACCTACCGCCGCCGGCTGGAGCTGACGCGCCGGCTGCTGGCGATCCGCCAGCGGGTGATCGTGCCGCTGCTGTCGGGCGTGGGGCCGAACTCGGGGAGCTGGGCGGCTTCGGACGATTCGCGCGCCTTCGTGGTGGCATGGACGTTGAAGTCCGGCCAGGTCCTGCACCTGTTCGCCAATCTCGACGACGAGCCGTGGGCAATTCCGGAGGGGGTGGCGAAGGGCGACCTGACCTGCGGCGACCTCGTGCACGCTTATCCCAAGGGAGCTGATATCGAGCTGCAGGGCGGCACGCTGCCCGGCCCCTCGGTGGTGTTCCGGCTGGACGCGCAACGGATGATCGCGGGGCCGTCGGCGTGAGCGAGCGCCTGGCACGGCTGGCCGAAAGCCACGGAATCGAGATCGCCTACATCTCCGAGCTGGGGGAACGTCAGCGCATCGACGACACGGCGATCCGCGCGCTCCTCACCGCCCTCGGCGTCGACCCGGATAGCGGCGAGGAGGGCACGTTCGCATCGGCGCAGCACAAGCCGAGCCTGACCTGCGCGCTGCCGCCGGCCATTGCCGCGGGGCGCAGCTGGGGGGTCGCCTGCCAGCTCTACGGGCTGCGTTCGGACCGCAATCTCGGCATCGGCGATTTCGAGGACCTGGCG
It encodes:
- the treZ gene encoding malto-oligosyltrehalose trehalohydrolase, whose translation is MASSSRFSFETSWGASRRGDATRFRLWAPSADQIELAVQAKAGLDFVAMEKNGDGWWETITDRVPVGGGYGFRVNGDLVVPDPAARAQTGDVHALSELVEPTAFAWSSADWRGRPWEEVVFYELHTGAFTPEGTFDAIIEKLDYLRDLGITAIELMPVAQFAGKRGWGYDGVLLYCPHEAYGGAAGLKRLVDAAHQRGLMVFLDVVYNHFGPDGNYIGAYAPEFFHEEIHTPWGAAIAYDEMPVRQFMIENALFWLEEYQIDGLRLDAIDSIKDTTDTPLVKELAATVRQRFPDRHVHLTTEDDRNITWHVERDEKGQPLLISGEWNDDFHHCAHVLATHEAEGYYADYSRHSVEQMAKCLATGFVYQGEYSDHRERNVGAPSAHLPPTAFVNFIQNHDQIGNRAFGDRLTDLGSRRTVECLQAILLLSPQIPLMFMGEEFGDPDPFCFFTDFHGELGDLVREGRRAEFGKFSAFRDEEARKLIPDPNAETTFRDSRLDWSIKDRPTYRRRLELTRRLLAIRQRVIVPLLSGVGPNSGSWAASDDSRAFVVAWTLKSGQVLHLFANLDDEPWAIPEGVAKGDLTCGDLVHAYPKGADIELQGGTLPGPSVVFRLDAQRMIAGPSA